From Triticum urartu cultivar G1812 chromosome 2, Tu2.1, whole genome shotgun sequence, a single genomic window includes:
- the LOC125541105 gene encoding cytochrome b561 and DOMON domain-containing protein At5g47530-like: MAASALHSTGTAAMSLSLFLLAAIAASSFSPANAQASSSCASHTFSSNQLYASCTALPRLGTTLHYNYTAEGNSVAVAFRAPQTSKAGGWVAWGLNPNGTGMVGTQAVVAFRHSNGSLVAYPTMLDSYAPSMAPADGAELAFPVSDVAAEYAKNGKEMVVYATVALPGKGSKFTHVWQQGGSVVDDVPAAHPTTGDNVLSTGTIDFSK; the protein is encoded by the coding sequence ATGGCAGCTTCAGCTCTCCACTCCACTGGCACTGCGGCCAtgtctctctccctcttcctGCTCGCGGCCATCGCCGCCTCATCATTCTCTCCGGCCAACGCACAGGCGTCGTCGTCATGCGCGAGCCACACCTTCTCGAGCAACCAGCTCTACGCGTCGTGCACCGCCCTGCCGCGCCTCGGCACCACGCTGCACTACAACTACACGGCCGAGGGCAACTCGGTCGCCGTGGCGTTCCGCGCGCCGCAGACGAGCAAGGCCGGCGGGTGGGTGGCGTGGGGGCTCAACCCCAACGGCACGGGCATGGTGGGCACGCAGGCCGTGGTGGCGTTCCGGCACTCCAACGGCAGCCTCGTCGCGTACCCGACGATGCTGGACAGCTACGCGCCGTCCATGGCGCCCGCGGACGGCGCCGAGCTGGCGTTCCCCGTGTCGGACGTGGCGGCCGAGTACGCCAAGAACGGCAAGGAGATGGTCGTGTACGCGACGGTCGCGCTGCCCGGGAAGGGGAGCAAGTTCACCCACGTCTGGCAGCAGGGGGGCTCCGTGGTGGACGACGTGCCGGCGGCGCACCCCACCACCGGGGATAACGTGCTCTCCACGGGCACCATCGATTTCAGCAAGTGA